The following DNA comes from Rosa rugosa chromosome 5, drRosRugo1.1, whole genome shotgun sequence.
TTTTGATATCCAAAATTTAAAACAATTTTTAATCTGTTGGGTAACGTAATATACAAAAATAGCCCTATATGTAATTGGTCATTAAATATATTGGTGTATATCCATATCTTATAAAATATTTCACccttttgtttagtttttttattagttttttttttttaacaaaagagATAATGTCATCTAATTAAGGCTAAAAACAGCATATAAAATATTTCACACTTTCgtttaatttttttatcagttttttttttttttttaagaaaagagATAATATCATCTAATTAAGGCCAGAAATGCCATATAAATTATGTTTCAAAGAGATAAGCAAACAAAAGACTTGATAAATAAGTCAGGTAACGAGCGATGATTTCATGAGAGTCACAACCTCCATGGTAAAACATGTAATCATCTTCGAAGGATTTAGATCTATTATACGACGTCATGAGAGTCTCAACCTCCATGGTAGAACATGTAATCATCTTCTGAGGATTTGGATCTACTATACATCTAGCTCTAACAATTCAAgcactttttttatatttttttatcaaataaacaactcatatacaacaaCTAGTCTATTGTGAGTTGAACTCACGATCTCCCACTTACAAATGGGACacttagggctagtttgggagtgctgtgacttttaaaaaaaaactgatgttgctatgttgtgagaataatcagcggTGAATTAAAACTggttcgtgtttggtaaataatacttttaaaagtggtgccagtacataaaacaacttcaaAGTGTGTTTTAATTAGAGTAATGGTAAAAtgaaccctagcagagctctgctagggctGAGTGAGCGCCGCCCCCGGGCCTGGCGACTCTGTACCTTCCTCCATTCTCAATGGCAGGCTATTTCGGCATCACCTACGATGCTGTGTCAATCGAGTACGGCGATGGTCGTCTCTCATCACCCTCTGAGTTTCTCGGAGAAACCACAGCAGTCTCAATCGTGTATCGCGGCCTTGGTTTTGCATGTCCAATCGGCTTTCTGTGGGAGAGGTTTTCCGGTCGTGCCTCACCGTGAAGAGTTTCAAGTCAGTTTCAAAGTGGGTCGAATACGACCCAAACTTGGACGACTGAAGGTGGTGTCAGGCGGCTGCATCACCGAGATGGTTAAGGGGGTGGCTGACCTCGTATGGAGCGAGACGGCGGCAGGGCGATTGAGTCTTCTCCGGCAAGGGTTGGAGGGGCTGTGTTTGGGCCGACGCTGGTTTTCTTTGCAGATCGAATCGGCTTTAAGGGGCTTCCCGGGTCTATTGCGCGGCTACCTTCCTTCTCGAATCCATCAAGCTTTGGGCGCGACTAGGGTTTCAGGCAGGGATTCCGGTGCGGCGGCTCAGATCTGTGGTGTTTGGGTGCGGTGGCGTTCGGGTGCCCAGAGAGGAGCTGAGGCTAGGGTGCCCATGAGCTGGGGTGCCCTAATCAGTTTCAAATGGACTTGGGCTTTGGTCAAGGCTGCTTTGTCAGACTTGACTTTGGTCTTgggccggatttggatccgtatttgggatcctggtggCTTACAATTCtggatcttggatccgagacagctgctcatattgatctggtactggttctggttcttaggagttcgtttgctaattttcgagtttttgacaccctcggttactttcaaACTTCTGGTGAGTGCATCACCTCTTCTAGGTGATCATAAcaccggttacggttacggCTACGGTTACCGTTACACTATTATATTTACACTGCtttcgtgacatatgcagtgcagcgatgtcgttcgacatcaagtcacatcctggTTACCTCTCATTcaagatgcgtttgtgcatcttgttatcctttattgttttttctttattatagaTGCGCTTGTGCATCTcattatgctttattgttttctttcgatgcttttgcatcgcTTCATGTAACCTTCGGTtatcacttaatatagtttgtcgtccttccttcaaagaaaaaaaaaagtgtgttttaattgaaagcagcttctaaaagcaaacTGGTTCGTgtttgcttctaaaatctgctgccagtgaactgtaattttcaattaaagctgctttttatttatttatcaaacacaataaaatctaaaattttagacaaaagtttttattttttttaaagtgaagcaatcccaaacggagCCTTATGCCAGACTAAATGGTACTGGACACAATTTAAGCACTTTTAACTTGAAAGAATTGCAGAATTTTTGTTTGCCTTAGATGATTTGTTACTCTTGGATACTCGGAGTGACCTCCTTCCACTTTCAAATAGAAAATCATTGTCTTACCATCCCACCAAACACACGAACCTGGATACTAGGACAAACtataaaattcaaatttaataCAACACTTTTTATTGTTTCAAGGACAGACAGTGAACATATTACTCTGGTGAGTCCATAAACGTACTACCAAGTCTTTGAACAAAAATACAGATTCACAAAATTCTCAAGGCACAAAGAGGCATTATTGTGACATAACTCAGAGAATCTAGGCACATACTTATGTGGCTTTCCATGAAGACAGTTGTGGAGTGTCAGAGTCCCTCCAAGTACTGAAGCCAGTCTGATATCTGTCGCCCTTAACAGCatctgcagaagcaaaagatTCAAGCTCAGCCATTTCTTCTGGTGTCAGTTTCACAGACAGAGCCTGAATGTTCTGGTTAAAATTCTCAATCTTGGTGGTTCCGGGTATAGGGCACACATCATTTCCTTGGTGATGAACCCAGGCCAGAGCTAGTTGAGATGGGGTGCAACCCTTCCTTGCTGCAAGATCACTTACTCGCTCAAATATTGTTTTATTATGCTCTAGGTTTTCAGCTTGGAACCTGGGCATATTCTGCAACCAACGCAGTACATATTTGAGCATCAAGAAATATAGCCTTATCAAACCAAACGATATCCAAAGGCACTAATATGCAGATTGAACGTAACTCATACATAATACGAAAAATAATTTGGGCTTCTTCCACATCAACTGCCGTATTTTCTTAGCACTGAAAGATATTTGAGAATTGTAGTAAGAATTATAATAAGCTTCTTATGATTACGATCATAGCATGGCACTCCTTTTGTTGGGTAAGCATGACAGTGCACTTTGACTTGTCAAATAATCAATTAGTGGGGGTGACCCCAAAACTACAGTTACGCTGTGCCATGAGAGCCTGCTGGGCTACCTGACTTATTAATAATATTTCTACTATCTCAAAAGTGTCGGAGTTGAAATCGAAAGGGCAAAAAATGATTTGTCCTATATGAAATTTGCAATACCTCCTCTCAGAAACCGCAGCTCAAAACATATTATGAGTACTTATGAAATTTAATCCCGTAGTGATCCTCTTGAGAGTGATACATTAAGGCTTGAATACTGGAATTACAAAAGACTACTGAATAAAGTCAACCAGGACGCACAAACACAGATTACTAAAGGTCAACTACAAACATAAGATTCAAGAACTTTCAAGGAGATAGAAGGACGAGACAGGGGATCAGCTACATAAGTTTATTATCTAATGCACATGCACATCACAATTAATATTTGTGTAACCAACCTTTCGAAAATCATCATTGGGAAGATTTTCGATGAAATTTGCCCCGGATGATAAGAATCCTCTTCCTAGAGGACTGTATGCAACAATGCCAATGCCAAGTTCCCTGAGAAATTTGGGACAGTAATATCAATGAATTGCTAGCAACGTACTCTATAATAATCTAGGTAGCTCCGTCAAGCCTTACCGACAAGTAGGGATTATTTCTTCCTCTACGTCTCTTGACCACAAGGACCACTCCAGCTGCACAGCAGTTATTGGATGAACTGCGTGGGCTCTTCTTATTGTTGAAGCTGACGCCTCAGACAGACCAATGTACTTTATTTTACCCTCTTCAATTAGCTTCTTCAGCTCCCCCACCTTGTAAAAGACAAAATAAAGGAATTTAAGAAAATGAGAGCTTGCTCAAAATAACCGACTTACGCATCACAGTAACAAAAGATTGATAGTCTAGCAGGGAACGATGCATAAGCTACAAGATAATACAGAACATTATGTGATTTAACAAATTTGGACATGATATTCActgaaaatgatgatagaaTGTAGTGGCTCTTGTGCTTAACAAATGGTAGTTCTAAAATCTTTTCCATATAGATTAAAGATTATAAATTTCTGGACTGTACTGTAGACCTGTAGTATAATCCCAACTAAAGGATGCAACTCTAATCAACATGTACTTCTATTCATAGATGTTGTGTCATAATGTAAATTTCCCTTATACATAGGGCATAACATAAGTCATATACATATGGGGATCATAACACAAGCAACTAGACATATGAATAAGATAACAGAAGCAAACTAGATATATGCCCAAGATAGCACAAACATAGCAAATGGAAGCTCAAAAACAGTGCACATTTGATTTAAAATTCAGAATTGAAAATGATCTGCAGTTTAGTCATAATCTCAACTAAAAGAGGCAATCACATTAATCATCAATCTCCTACCTGACGCCATAATGCAAATTTTCCCCTTATAAATAGTGCATAAATCATACATGAGGAAGAAGGTATCACAAGCAAATAAACATATGAGAAAGGTAGTAAGCACGTAAATATAGGCCCCCCAAGAGAACACAACCACGTATCCCCAGACCTGGGGATCCCATTTCCCCTTTCTCTATCCTTCCCTCCTTATACTACACAAAGGGGGCAGCAATTATGACTTTTAAGAGGGGGAAGAACTGGTGGGGTATGGGTCAATCAAAGATGAAACGGTTTGTTGGGTTGCTCACTAAGAAGATTTACTTGCAGACATGGTTCCTTTCATTTTCTTGCGGATCCTTGGTTTTCAAACTAATATAATTTTAATATTACTTGTAACACTCCTTACACAAACCGAGTGATAATTACTTGCAACAGAAAGTGCTGGGACCAAATATTGCTCATCAAACAAAATTTATTGAATGATAATTTTGTCATTACTGCTATAAAATATTCACTGCACAGTCAAGTTCATCAATTAGTTTTCCATTgtacaatttttttcttcacaATGTTCATAGTAAAAGCCTCTCTTTCATATGATATGATCAAAACTTATATTGCCAACAAGAAGACTAACAGACAATAGAATTAAATTTATAGAATCAACCCCTTGGATACTAAAAGCAACTTTAcatcaacaaaaaaaatttggcagCCTAGAGATGATTTGTAAATCACTGATTGTCAAGAGAAAAGAGAATCACACATCCTTACACAAACCGAGtgtaaagatttgaaaaagatGGGACTATTTCCTCATCACATGACGCAATGCAACTAAAACAAGATTTGCAAAAGCCCATTTACACTCATCACTGACAACCTCTTCAAACTTGATCAATTCAATACGAAGTAGCTGAGGCGAAAAAAACAGTATCTAGTAGTGGTCAAGCCCTCAGTTCCACTAGGAAAACCACAAACTAGAGGATATTGAGGGAACTAATACATCTGTGAATTAAAATGACTGCATGCAGCGAAATCAAattgaagaggaaaaagaagaaatcaaaCCGTGACTTCAGTGGGGACACTGGTGTCAATCCGATGCTGATAATAGAGATCAATAGAATCGACACCGAGCCGCTTCAAGCTTCCTTCACAAGCAGCTCTCACATATGCCGGCTCGCCTCGAATCACGGGTTTGTTGTCCGCAAAGCTGCCACCGAATTTGGTGGCCAATTCAACCTTGTCTCTCACCCCTCCACTCAAAGCCTGCCCCATCAATTAATTCAATGAATTCCAAACGATCCCGTATACAACGAGCAACAACTAGTAATCGATTATCGACGACCTACCTTGCCGAGGAGAATTTCGTTGGTGTGGGGACCGTACACGTCGGAGGTGTCGAGGAAGGTGACGCCGGAGTCGACGGCATGGTGGATGAGCTTGATCATGTCGGCTTCGGGCTTCGGGGGCCCATAGTAGGCTGACATGCCCATGCAGCCCAGTCCTTGAGCTGAGACCTCCAGGCCTTGTGACCCGAGCTTCATCCTCCTCATGCCCGCCATGTCTGTGTTAAATGTCTCTGTGAGTGAGCGAGTGAGCAGAAGCAGATagtagcagagagagagagagagagagagagagagagagagagtgatgatCGAAGGGTGTTTGGGTGAGTTATATGTAAGTTTGTTTGGTGAATCGGAAACAGTTGGTGGTGGCGGCGTCAGCAGTGAGGTAGTGGGTGGAGAAGAAGATTAGAATGGAACGAGGGGATGGCGTAAGAGCATACGTTAGTGTGACCAACTGAGATGGACCATTGACCAAACGGAAGCCAAACACGTACAGCGGTCTCGGCATGGAAAAGAAACCAATCAGAGGACGGCAGGACGCCACTTCCGCTTATACATAAATGGGCAGTAGCAGCTGACACTGGAAAGCTTCACATCTGCAATGAAAAacccaatataaaaatcaacaaACGCAGTTAACAAAATGAGTATATATATCAGAGAAAATTCTTGAGCCCAGGGACCGGAATCGTCCATCTGAGGCTGGAACGATGTTTTCAAATGCGAAAGCCAAGGCAAAGGCGTCTTATTAGTGCCTCGCGAGGCGAGTGCCTCAAGACGATGAGGCAACTGCTTTTCTCGCAAATAATATTCTAATATATtacatttataaattatattcaaatacataaaaatataaacaaataaatatattATCATATTATTGAATTCTTTGGGCTTTTGGCTTTGAATATGTAAATGGGTCATTATCTTTTGCATGTTACCTACCTATATTG
Coding sequences within:
- the LOC133709199 gene encoding probable aldo-keto reductase 2, whose product is MAGMRRMKLGSQGLEVSAQGLGCMGMSAYYGPPKPEADMIKLIHHAVDSGVTFLDTSDVYGPHTNEILLGKALSGGVRDKVELATKFGGSFADNKPVIRGEPAYVRAACEGSLKRLGVDSIDLYYQHRIDTSVPTEVTVGELKKLIEEGKIKYIGLSEASASTIRRAHAVHPITAVQLEWSLWSRDVEEEIIPTCRELGIGIVAYSPLGRGFLSSGANFIENLPNDDFRKNMPRFQAENLEHNKTIFERVSDLAARKGCTPSQLALAWVHHQGNDVCPIPGTTKIENFNQNIQALSVKLTPEEMAELESFASADAVKGDRYQTGFSTWRDSDTPQLSSWKAT